The following are from one region of the Cyanobium gracile PCC 6307 genome:
- a CDS encoding class I SAM-dependent methyltransferase, whose translation MIPPSPGFPAVPAWLAQRLRAAGGSVPFLDYMDWALHDPDHGAYGSGRLQIGPGGDFATAPSLGEEFARLLAPQVAQWLALLPADESLTLVETGPGEGQLAQQLAEALHTGWPSLAGRTELVLVEPNAGMAERQRHRLASCPLPVRWADLRTLADAPRRGVVLAHEVLDALAVERIERRGEGWCRQRVVLEDDGLRLEAGEPVSGAMLASLADLGLLPLDGRRPEGWCSELHPGLAPWLAACAGALAQGWLLVIDYAHEARRYYAPQRSNGTLMAYRRQRASDDPLREPGQWDLTAHLCLESLEVAARAGGWQPQGVCRQGEALLALGLAQRLHGLQRESGTPLAQLLQRRETLLRLVDPAGLGEFRWIALRRDGEPPTPGMEPLFLSPPSV comes from the coding sequence GTGATCCCTCCCTCCCCTGGCTTCCCGGCGGTTCCCGCCTGGCTGGCTCAGCGACTGCGAGCGGCGGGGGGCTCGGTGCCGTTCCTCGACTACATGGACTGGGCCCTGCACGACCCGGACCATGGCGCCTACGGCAGCGGCCGGCTCCAGATCGGCCCAGGGGGTGACTTCGCCACGGCCCCCTCCCTGGGGGAGGAGTTCGCCCGGCTGCTGGCCCCCCAGGTGGCCCAGTGGCTGGCCCTGCTCCCCGCTGATGAATCCCTGACCCTGGTGGAGACCGGCCCGGGAGAGGGACAGCTGGCCCAGCAGCTGGCCGAGGCGCTCCATACGGGCTGGCCCTCCCTGGCCGGGCGCACCGAGCTGGTGCTCGTCGAGCCGAATGCCGGCATGGCCGAGCGGCAGCGCCACCGCCTCGCCAGCTGCCCCCTGCCTGTGCGCTGGGCCGACCTTCGGACCCTGGCAGATGCCCCGCGGCGCGGGGTGGTGTTGGCCCACGAAGTGCTTGACGCCCTGGCCGTGGAGAGGATCGAGCGCCGGGGTGAAGGCTGGTGCCGCCAACGGGTCGTGCTGGAGGACGACGGTCTCCGGCTAGAGGCCGGTGAGCCCGTGTCCGGCGCAATGCTGGCATCGCTGGCCGATCTCGGACTGCTGCCCCTCGATGGACGTCGCCCCGAGGGCTGGTGCAGCGAGCTCCATCCCGGTCTGGCCCCCTGGCTGGCCGCCTGCGCCGGAGCCCTTGCCCAGGGCTGGCTGCTGGTGATCGACTACGCCCACGAGGCCCGTCGTTACTACGCGCCCCAGCGCAGCAACGGCACCCTGATGGCCTACCGCCGCCAGAGGGCCAGCGACGACCCGCTGCGGGAGCCGGGCCAGTGGGACCTGACCGCCCACCTCTGCCTGGAGAGCCTGGAGGTCGCCGCCCGGGCCGGTGGCTGGCAGCCCCAGGGCGTCTGCCGCCAGGGCGAAGCCCTGCTGGCCCTCGGTCTGGCCCAGCGTCTGCACGGGCTCCAGCGGGAGAGCGGTACGCCGCTGGCGCAGCTCCTTCAGCGCAGGGAGACCCTGCTGCGGCTGGTGGATCCGGCCGGGCTCGGTGAGTTCCGCTGGATCGCCCTGCGCCGCGACGGGGAACCGCCAACCCCAGGTATGGAACCGCTGTTCCTGAGTCCACCCTCGGTCTGA
- a CDS encoding TPM domain-containing protein encodes MAAQQPHRDGQQRRGVLARRLGAALAGVCLVLVTWLLPGSVGPALAADNPQLLPDHPTPVIDLAKALTDGERGALESELEEFEATSGWKLRVLTQYERTPGLAVKGFWDLDERSLLLVADPRGGNLLNFNVGEALFALMPRTFWVELQTRYGNQFYVRDHGEDGSILSAIHAVKGCLAIGGCQVVPGLPQEQWILTLCTSILGGLIVGFAAFPRQEGRRVEWTWVLLLSPLWVILFVALGMGPIITRTHDVLPLLRNVLGFLGAAVLAYLIAQKTLGGVRLEGKGEG; translated from the coding sequence ATGGCGGCTCAGCAACCGCACCGGGATGGGCAGCAGCGGCGCGGCGTCCTGGCGCGGCGGCTCGGGGCCGCCCTGGCCGGCGTCTGCCTCGTGCTCGTCACCTGGCTGCTGCCGGGCTCCGTCGGACCTGCCCTGGCGGCGGACAACCCCCAGCTGCTGCCCGATCACCCCACCCCGGTGATCGACCTGGCCAAGGCCCTCACCGACGGCGAACGGGGGGCCCTGGAGAGCGAACTGGAGGAGTTCGAAGCCACCAGCGGCTGGAAGCTGCGGGTGCTGACCCAGTACGAGCGCACCCCCGGCCTGGCGGTCAAGGGCTTCTGGGACCTCGATGAGCGCAGCCTGCTGCTGGTGGCCGATCCCCGCGGAGGCAACCTGCTGAACTTCAACGTGGGTGAGGCCCTGTTCGCCCTGATGCCCCGCACCTTCTGGGTAGAACTCCAGACCCGCTACGGCAACCAGTTCTACGTGCGGGACCACGGGGAGGACGGTTCGATCCTCTCCGCCATCCATGCCGTGAAGGGGTGCCTGGCCATCGGCGGCTGCCAGGTGGTTCCCGGCCTGCCCCAGGAGCAGTGGATCCTGACGTTGTGCACCTCGATCCTGGGGGGCCTGATCGTCGGGTTCGCCGCCTTCCCCCGCCAGGAAGGTCGCCGGGTGGAATGGACCTGGGTGCTGCTGCTCTCACCCCTGTGGGTGATTCTGTTCGTCGCCCTGGGCATGGGACCGATCATCACCCGTACCCACGACGTGCTGCCCCTGCTGCGCAACGTTCTGGGCTTCCTCGGGGCGGCGGTGCTGGCCTACCTGATCGCCCAGAAGACGCTCGGCGGTGTGCGGCTGGAGGGTAAGGGGGAGGGCTGA
- a CDS encoding glycoside hydrolase family 24 protein — MPNLQRTPLLLALAGLGLSLAGPVRAAEGSLAWGGSTATAADSTRVAMLTPLPAAPRVFAITPERRALLNTIRYAEGTWANGHEIGYRILFGGSLFDSLERHPNRVMRTARYASAAAGAYQFMPFTWDMVTRALGVADFGPESQDQAALFLVQRRGALHLADRGELTPDLAARLAPEWASFPTLAGRSFYGQPVKRLNDLRRFYEQNLAQLRREEATVWEDVAIRQVPPVCNDASLSCQLERVSTPAP; from the coding sequence TTGCCGAACCTCCAGCGCACCCCCCTGCTTCTTGCCCTCGCCGGACTGGGTCTGAGCCTGGCCGGGCCGGTCAGGGCCGCCGAGGGCTCCCTGGCCTGGGGGGGCAGCACCGCCACCGCCGCCGACTCCACCCGGGTCGCGATGCTCACGCCGCTGCCGGCCGCGCCCCGGGTGTTTGCCATCACCCCCGAGCGGCGTGCCCTGCTCAACACGATCCGCTACGCCGAGGGCACCTGGGCCAATGGCCATGAGATCGGCTACCGGATCCTCTTCGGCGGCAGCCTGTTCGACTCCCTCGAGCGCCATCCCAACCGGGTCATGCGCACGGCCCGCTACGCCAGTGCCGCCGCCGGGGCCTACCAGTTCATGCCCTTCACCTGGGACATGGTCACCCGGGCCCTCGGCGTCGCCGACTTCGGTCCCGAGTCCCAGGACCAGGCCGCCCTGTTTCTGGTGCAGCGTCGCGGTGCCCTGCACCTGGCCGACCGCGGCGAGCTGACCCCCGATCTGGCGGCCCGCCTGGCGCCCGAGTGGGCCTCCTTCCCCACCCTGGCCGGCCGCAGCTTCTACGGGCAGCCGGTGAAACGCCTCAACGACCTGCGCCGCTTCTACGAGCAGAACCTGGCCCAGCTGCGCAGGGAGGAGGCCACCGTCTGGGAGGACGTGGCCATCCGCCAGGTGCCCCCGGTCTGCAACGACGCCAGCCTGTCCTGTCAGCTGGAGCGCGTCAGCACCCCGGCTCCCTGA
- a CDS encoding TIGR04168 family protein produces the protein MAELNIAIAGDLHDQWDRSDHDVLDRIRPDALLLVGDLSDGKCRIPELLATLELPIACVLGNHDAGKDGSGRTLRRQLELLGERHCGWGLRELRPPGLAVVGARPGTAGGGFHLSKAVRSVYGPVGLQESAERISRAALAADPQLPLILLAHSGPSGLGTQVDDPCGRDWKAPACDWGDQDLALAVDQIRRRRRLPLVVFGHMHHALCHHQGERLSFRRDAQGTAFLNTACVPRHGVDQQGRALRHFSWVVFSDGDLRHISHRWYGIDGALHYEQTLWTAALPAAGVLSPC, from the coding sequence TTGGCTGAGCTGAACATCGCCATCGCGGGGGATCTGCACGACCAGTGGGATCGCAGTGACCACGACGTGCTGGATCGGATCCGTCCGGATGCCCTGCTGCTGGTGGGCGACCTCAGCGACGGCAAGTGCCGCATTCCCGAACTGCTCGCCACCCTGGAATTGCCGATCGCCTGCGTCCTGGGCAACCACGATGCGGGCAAGGACGGCAGTGGCCGCACCCTGCGCCGCCAGTTGGAGCTGCTCGGGGAGCGGCACTGCGGCTGGGGTCTGAGGGAGCTGCGTCCCCCCGGGCTGGCCGTGGTGGGCGCCCGTCCCGGCACCGCCGGCGGCGGCTTCCACCTCTCGAAGGCGGTGCGATCGGTCTACGGACCGGTGGGCCTGCAGGAGTCCGCCGAGCGCATCAGCCGGGCGGCCCTGGCGGCCGATCCCCAGCTGCCCCTGATCCTGCTGGCCCATTCCGGCCCCAGCGGCCTGGGCACCCAGGTGGACGACCCCTGTGGCCGCGACTGGAAAGCCCCCGCCTGTGACTGGGGGGATCAGGATCTGGCCCTGGCGGTGGACCAGATCCGCCGCCGCCGCCGGCTGCCGCTGGTGGTGTTCGGCCACATGCACCACGCCCTCTGCCATCACCAGGGGGAACGGCTCAGCTTCCGCCGCGACGCCCAGGGCACCGCCTTCCTGAACACCGCCTGCGTGCCCCGCCATGGCGTGGATCAGCAGGGCCGCGCCCTGCGCCACTTCAGCTGGGTCGTCTTCTCCGACGGCGATCTGCGCCACATCAGCCACCGCTGGTACGGCATCGACGGCGCCCTCCATTACGAGCAGACCCTCTGGACGGCGGCCCTGCCGGCGGCGGGAGTGCTCAGCCCTTGCTGA
- the nadA gene encoding quinolinate synthase NadA codes for MTHTPQPSPEACPPGAELPAAIETLKDERNAIILAHYYQDDAIQDCADFIGDSLELSRRAASTDAEVIVFCGVHFMAETAKILNPGRTVLLPDLEAGCSLADACPADAFADFRQRHPDHVVVSYINCSAAVKAQSDLICTSSNAVHLVQQLPADRPILFAPDQNLGRWVARQSGRELTLWPGSCIVHETFSEQALLRLRQEHPEAEVIAHPECQQHLLDLADFIGSTSKLLQRTQTSPAPSFIVLTEPGILHQMRRRAPEKIFHEVPGADGCSCNACPYMRLNTLEKLWRCLHTMAPAIELDEEIRRRALVPIERMLAMSA; via the coding sequence CTGACCCACACGCCCCAACCCAGCCCCGAGGCCTGCCCGCCCGGTGCTGAGCTGCCCGCTGCGATCGAAACGCTCAAGGACGAGCGCAACGCCATCATCCTGGCCCACTACTACCAGGACGACGCCATCCAGGACTGCGCCGATTTCATCGGTGACTCCCTCGAGCTCTCCCGTCGCGCCGCCAGCACCGACGCCGAGGTGATCGTCTTCTGCGGCGTCCACTTCATGGCGGAGACCGCCAAGATCCTCAACCCGGGCCGCACGGTGCTGCTGCCCGACCTGGAGGCCGGCTGCAGCCTGGCCGACGCCTGTCCGGCCGATGCCTTCGCCGATTTCCGCCAGCGCCACCCGGACCATGTCGTGGTGAGCTACATCAACTGCTCCGCGGCGGTGAAGGCCCAGAGCGACCTGATCTGCACCAGCAGCAACGCGGTTCACCTGGTGCAGCAGCTGCCGGCCGATCGCCCGATCCTGTTCGCCCCCGACCAGAACCTGGGGCGCTGGGTGGCCCGCCAGAGCGGCCGGGAGCTCACCCTCTGGCCCGGCAGCTGCATCGTCCACGAAACCTTCAGCGAGCAGGCCCTGCTCCGCCTGCGCCAGGAACACCCCGAGGCCGAGGTGATCGCCCATCCGGAGTGTCAGCAGCACCTGCTTGATCTGGCCGACTTCATCGGCTCCACCAGCAAGCTGCTGCAGCGCACCCAGACCAGCCCGGCCCCCTCCTTCATCGTGCTCACCGAGCCGGGCATCCTCCATCAGATGCGGCGGCGGGCACCGGAGAAGATCTTCCATGAAGTCCCAGGGGCCGACGGCTGCAGCTGCAACGCCTGCCCCTACATGCGGCTGAACACCCTGGAGAAGCTGTGGCGGTGCCTGCACACCATGGCGCCGGCGATCGAGCTCGACGAGGAGATCCGCCGGCGGGCCCTGGTGCCGATCGAGCGCATGCTGGCGATGAGCGCCTGA
- a CDS encoding class I fructose-bisphosphate aldolase: MSLDTHREELEATAAALARPGSGLLAADESTGTIGKRFAAIGLENSEENRRAYRTLLATTPGLGETISGVILYEETLYQEAAPIPGRPAGSIVDLFKEQGLVVGIKLDLGVEPLAGGLAGETWCTGLRGLQERAALAYARGARFAKWRAVLRISADGCPSELCVRENAWGLARYARTSQEEGLVPIVEPEILMDGDHDILTTAAVQEWVLRSVYEALGRNGVFLEGTLLKPSMTLPGAEGPDRPGAAQVAAYTVRTLRRSVPPAVPAILFLSGGLGEEEASVLLSAIHAADPEAPWHLGFSYGRALQHSCLSEWKGNDTAAGQAALLARARANGAAARGAYVAGSEASGDAGSLFVANYSY, translated from the coding sequence ATGTCACTCGACACCCATCGCGAGGAGCTGGAAGCCACCGCGGCCGCCCTCGCCCGACCGGGCAGCGGCCTGCTGGCGGCGGACGAATCCACCGGCACGATCGGCAAGCGCTTCGCGGCGATCGGGCTCGAGAACAGCGAGGAGAACCGCCGCGCCTACCGCACCCTGCTGGCCACCACCCCCGGACTCGGCGAGACGATCAGCGGCGTGATCCTCTACGAGGAAACCCTCTACCAGGAGGCGGCCCCGATCCCGGGCCGGCCGGCCGGATCGATCGTCGATCTCTTCAAGGAGCAGGGGCTGGTGGTCGGGATCAAGCTGGATCTCGGCGTCGAGCCCCTGGCCGGCGGCTTGGCCGGCGAGACCTGGTGCACGGGCCTCCGCGGACTGCAGGAGCGGGCGGCCCTGGCCTACGCCCGCGGTGCCCGCTTCGCCAAATGGCGGGCCGTGCTGCGCATCAGCGCCGACGGCTGCCCCTCGGAGCTGTGCGTGCGCGAGAACGCCTGGGGACTGGCCCGCTACGCCCGCACGTCCCAGGAGGAGGGCCTGGTGCCGATCGTGGAGCCGGAGATCCTGATGGACGGCGACCACGACATCCTCACCACCGCGGCGGTGCAGGAATGGGTGCTGCGCAGCGTCTACGAGGCCCTCGGCCGCAACGGCGTGTTCCTGGAGGGCACCCTGCTCAAACCCTCGATGACCCTGCCCGGCGCCGAAGGCCCCGACCGTCCCGGCGCCGCCCAGGTGGCGGCCTACACCGTCCGCACCCTGCGCCGCAGCGTGCCACCGGCCGTGCCGGCGATCCTGTTCCTCTCGGGGGGACTGGGGGAGGAGGAGGCCAGCGTCCTGCTCTCGGCCATCCATGCCGCCGACCCGGAGGCCCCCTGGCACCTGGGTTTCTCCTACGGCCGGGCCCTGCAGCACTCCTGCCTCAGTGAATGGAAGGGGAACGACACGGCGGCGGGCCAGGCGGCCCTGCTGGCCCGCGCCCGGGCCAACGGCGCGGCCGCCCGCGGGGCCTATGTGGCCGGCTCCGAAGCCTCCGGCGATGCCGGCTCGCTGTTCGTGGCCAACTACAGCTACTGA
- a CDS encoding ligase-associated DNA damage response exonuclease: MALPPDGLLQLTPQGLYCPAAAAWIDPWRPVSRALITHGHADHARPGSAAYWAATPGEGVLRQRLGAGIELTGVAYGQERRIGEALVSFHPAGHVLGSAQIRITAGGETWLISGDYKRDADPSCAPFEPVGADVLITEATFGLPIYRWRPGHQVAEEILAWWRGASQRPSLLFAYAFGKAQRLLAELAALGVKEEVLLHGAVQALMEPYRSQGVVLPPTRPLSELARSASLAGRLVLAPPSAHRSPWMKRFTNPQTAFVSGWMAVRGARRRRGFERGFALSDHADWDGLLRTVRDCGARQVYVTHGNSDGLARYLREELGLAAEPLGRAFEGQRNEEGELEAAAMPSEGTPEGPPC; this comes from the coding sequence ATGGCCCTGCCGCCCGACGGCCTGCTCCAGCTCACCCCCCAGGGCCTCTACTGCCCGGCGGCAGCGGCCTGGATCGACCCCTGGCGACCGGTGAGCCGGGCCCTGATCACCCATGGCCACGCCGACCACGCCAGGCCCGGCAGCGCCGCCTACTGGGCGGCGACCCCGGGTGAGGGCGTGCTGCGCCAGCGGTTGGGGGCCGGCATCGAACTGACGGGGGTGGCCTACGGCCAGGAGCGCCGTATCGGCGAGGCCCTGGTGTCGTTCCATCCGGCCGGCCATGTGCTGGGCTCGGCCCAGATCCGGATCACGGCCGGCGGCGAAACCTGGCTGATCAGCGGCGACTACAAGCGCGATGCCGACCCCAGCTGCGCGCCGTTCGAGCCGGTGGGCGCCGATGTGCTGATCACCGAGGCCACCTTCGGCCTGCCCATCTACCGCTGGCGCCCCGGCCATCAGGTGGCGGAGGAGATTCTGGCCTGGTGGCGCGGGGCGTCCCAGCGGCCCTCGCTGCTGTTCGCCTACGCCTTCGGCAAGGCCCAGCGGCTGCTGGCGGAACTGGCGGCGCTGGGGGTGAAGGAGGAGGTGCTGCTGCACGGGGCGGTGCAGGCGCTGATGGAGCCGTACCGGAGCCAGGGGGTGGTGCTGCCGCCGACGCGGCCGCTCAGCGAGCTCGCCCGCAGCGCCTCGCTGGCCGGGCGCCTGGTGCTGGCGCCGCCCTCGGCCCACCGCTCGCCCTGGATGAAGCGGTTCACCAACCCCCAGACCGCCTTCGTCAGTGGCTGGATGGCGGTGCGGGGGGCGCGCCGGCGACGGGGCTTCGAGCGGGGCTTCGCCCTCAGCGACCACGCCGACTGGGACGGGCTGCTGCGCACGGTCCGCGACTGCGGCGCCCGCCAGGTGTACGTGACCCACGGCAACAGCGACGGACTGGCCCGCTACCTGCGCGAGGAGCTCGGGCTGGCGGCCGAGCCCCTGGGGCGGGCCTTCGAGGGGCAGCGCAACGAGGAGGGGGAGCTGGAGGCGGCGGCCATGCCGTCGGAGGGGACCCCCGAGGGCCCGCCCTGCTGA
- a CDS encoding Coq4 family protein → MLFNLSRRLQSLRMVAGLAAFLKNPTELESVFGVARSLQGSPLASQMQRHLLENPAMAALVAEGWRPEPVDLAHLAALPEGSLGRTYAEQLQRLNLTPDSLIDPRPITTPAEYITHRLRETHDIIHVLTGFGIDGPGELGLQAFNLAQVRSPLAVLLIFGGLLGTLQDDEPLEPLLRALARGFAMGLEARCLITFKLEEGWERPLADWRRELGLPESPRV, encoded by the coding sequence ATGCTCTTCAACCTCAGCCGACGCCTGCAGTCGCTGCGGATGGTGGCCGGCCTCGCCGCCTTCCTGAAGAACCCCACGGAACTCGAGAGCGTCTTCGGGGTGGCCCGGAGCCTCCAGGGCAGCCCCCTGGCCAGCCAGATGCAGCGACACCTGCTGGAGAACCCGGCCATGGCCGCCCTAGTGGCGGAAGGCTGGCGGCCCGAGCCGGTCGACCTGGCCCATCTGGCGGCTCTGCCCGAGGGCAGCCTCGGTCGCACCTACGCCGAGCAGCTGCAGCGGCTGAATCTGACGCCGGACAGCCTGATCGATCCCCGGCCGATCACCACACCGGCGGAGTACATCACCCACCGGCTGCGGGAGACCCACGACATCATCCATGTGCTCACCGGTTTCGGCATCGACGGCCCCGGCGAGCTGGGGCTGCAGGCCTTCAACCTGGCCCAGGTGCGTTCCCCCCTGGCGGTGCTGCTGATCTTCGGCGGCCTGCTCGGCACCCTTCAGGACGACGAACCCCTCGAACCGCTGCTGCGCGCCCTGGCCCGGGGCTTCGCCATGGGCCTGGAGGCCCGCTGCCTGATCACCTTCAAGCTGGAGGAGGGCTGGGAGCGGCCCCTGGCCGACTGGCGACGGGAGCTGGGGCTGCCGGAATCGCCCAGGGTCTGA
- a CDS encoding ATP-dependent DNA ligase, with protein sequence MQLFAELFEALEHSGGTRARVAALAAFFQAADPADGAWALALLLGKRRRRLITGRRLRQIALEGSGLPEWLFDSCHAQVGDSAETIALLLPRLALPPAPPLALPLAEWMGTRLPALAALEAEAQAEAVLAVWGGLPEGQVFLFNKLLTGGFRVGVAAGLVTRALAEVSGLEEAELAHRLMGGFEPSAASLQALLAPLEAGAAAPISRPYPFCLASPLEAERLTATDPAGWQVEWKWDGIRAQLIRRDGQTFLWSRGEDLINASFPELEGIAALLGPGTVLDGELTVWPAEASQPAGFGPLQRRLGRQKPGGALLRECPAAFVAYDLLELGGQDLRPEPLGRRRAALEDLVRRLPEAASTPAAGLLRLSPVLPLGSWQELEALREQARSVGAEGLMLKALDSAYGVGRRRGLWWKHKLEPMELDAVLLYAQAGSGRRANLYTDYTFGLWDGEGRLVTFAKAYSGLDDGEITELDRWIRRHTTERFGPVRAVEPLQVFTLGFEGLQRSSRHRSGLAVRFPRILRWRRDRTPDSADSLSSALALLENPAQGSAAQR encoded by the coding sequence ATGCAGCTGTTCGCCGAGCTCTTCGAGGCCCTGGAGCACAGCGGCGGCACCCGGGCCCGGGTGGCCGCCCTGGCGGCTTTCTTCCAGGCGGCCGATCCGGCCGACGGCGCCTGGGCCCTGGCCCTGCTGCTGGGCAAGCGGCGCCGGCGGCTGATCACCGGGCGGCGGCTGCGGCAGATCGCCCTGGAAGGCTCCGGCCTGCCGGAATGGCTGTTCGATTCCTGCCACGCCCAGGTGGGGGACTCGGCGGAGACCATCGCCCTGCTGCTCCCCCGGCTGGCCCTGCCGCCGGCCCCGCCCCTGGCGCTCCCCCTGGCCGAGTGGATGGGAACGCGGCTGCCAGCCCTGGCCGCCCTGGAGGCCGAAGCACAGGCGGAGGCGGTGCTGGCGGTCTGGGGGGGGCTGCCCGAGGGGCAGGTCTTCCTGTTCAACAAGCTGCTCACCGGCGGCTTCCGGGTGGGGGTGGCAGCAGGCCTGGTCACCCGGGCGCTGGCGGAGGTGTCGGGGCTGGAGGAGGCGGAGCTGGCCCACCGGCTGATGGGCGGTTTCGAGCCCTCCGCCGCGTCGCTGCAGGCCCTGCTGGCGCCCCTGGAGGCCGGCGCCGCCGCCCCGATCAGCCGGCCCTACCCCTTCTGCCTGGCCTCCCCCCTGGAGGCGGAGCGCCTCACCGCCACGGATCCCGCCGGTTGGCAGGTGGAGTGGAAGTGGGACGGGATCCGGGCCCAGCTGATCCGCCGCGACGGCCAGACCTTTCTCTGGAGCCGGGGCGAGGACCTGATCAACGCCAGTTTCCCCGAGCTGGAGGGGATCGCCGCGTTGCTGGGACCGGGCACGGTGCTGGACGGGGAGCTGACCGTCTGGCCAGCCGAGGCGAGCCAGCCCGCCGGCTTCGGCCCCCTGCAGCGGCGACTGGGGCGCCAGAAGCCCGGCGGCGCCCTGCTGCGGGAGTGTCCCGCGGCCTTCGTGGCCTACGACCTGCTGGAGCTGGGGGGCCAGGACCTGCGCCCCGAGCCCCTGGGCCGGCGTCGCGCCGCCCTGGAGGATCTGGTGCGGCGGCTGCCGGAGGCGGCCTCCACCCCCGCCGCCGGGCTCCTGCGCCTCTCCCCGGTGCTGCCGCTGGGGAGCTGGCAGGAGCTGGAAGCCCTGCGCGAGCAGGCCCGCTCTGTGGGCGCCGAGGGGTTGATGCTCAAGGCGCTCGATTCGGCCTATGGCGTCGGACGGCGCCGCGGGCTGTGGTGGAAGCACAAGCTGGAGCCGATGGAACTCGATGCGGTGCTGCTCTATGCCCAGGCTGGCAGCGGCCGCCGCGCCAACCTCTACACCGACTACACCTTCGGCCTCTGGGACGGCGAGGGCCGGCTGGTGACCTTCGCCAAGGCCTACTCGGGGCTCGACGACGGCGAGATCACCGAGCTGGACCGCTGGATTCGCCGCCACACCACCGAGCGCTTCGGTCCGGTGCGGGCCGTCGAACCGCTGCAGGTCTTCACCCTGGGTTTCGAGGGCCTGCAGCGCTCCTCCCGCCACCGCAGCGGCCTGGCGGTGCGTTTTCCCCGCATCCTCCGCTGGCGCCGCGACCGCACCCCCGACTCCGCCGACAGCCTCAGCAGCGCCCTGGCCCTGCTGGAGAATCCCGCTCAGGGATCAGCCGCTCAGCGATAG
- a CDS encoding DUF4178 domain-containing protein, with the protein MAVWLLLLLLLLAAVALLVGRRARLRRRAPQLQGRTLFNLTTGDIVQHDGRDWVVEDRLLYDDDGFQWLEYLLRDGTEGRWLSVCEDDWLEVSWLEDVPAAELEGLTADFPEHLRCRGQLYHLKDTGRASVTAAARVMNRRLTGCRYGDYEGAEGRVLSLERWEEGDDPGPPELSLGLRIDPAAPLLLPGDGRSVYR; encoded by the coding sequence ATGGCTGTCTGGCTTCTCCTGCTCCTGCTGCTGCTCGCCGCCGTCGCCCTGCTGGTGGGGCGGCGGGCCCGCCTGCGCCGCCGTGCCCCGCAGCTGCAGGGCCGCACCCTGTTCAACCTCACCACCGGCGACATCGTCCAGCACGACGGCCGTGACTGGGTGGTGGAGGACCGGCTGCTCTATGACGACGACGGCTTCCAGTGGCTGGAGTACCTGCTGCGCGACGGCACCGAGGGCCGCTGGCTGAGCGTCTGCGAGGACGACTGGCTGGAGGTGAGCTGGCTGGAGGACGTCCCGGCCGCCGAGCTGGAGGGTCTCACCGCCGACTTCCCCGAGCACCTGCGCTGCCGCGGCCAGCTCTATCACCTGAAGGATACGGGCCGAGCGTCGGTGACGGCCGCCGCCCGGGTGATGAACCGGCGCCTGACGGGCTGCCGCTACGGCGACTACGAGGGGGCGGAAGGTCGGGTGCTCTCCCTGGAGCGCTGGGAGGAGGGCGACGATCCCGGGCCGCCGGAGCTCAGCCTGGGCCTGCGCATCGACCCGGCGGCGCCGCTGCTGCTGCCCGGGGATGGCCGTTCGGTCTACCGCTGA